Genomic segment of Clostridia bacterium:
ATGTCCGCGACGCCCGCGGACTACGAGATGAAAGAGGCGGGCAACGTGGTGGAACAGTTGATACGGCCTACGGGATTGGTGGATCCGCCCGTCGTGGTGCGCCCCGTGGAAGGACAGGTGGACGACCTGATGGGCGCGGCGCGAGAGGCCATCGAAAAGAAGGGCAGAGTGCTGGTGACGACCTTGACCAAGCGCATGGCCGAGGACTTGACGGGGTACTTGAAAGAACACGGTTTCCGCGTGAATTATATGCACACGGACATAAAAACCCTCGAACGTATCAAACTTTTGACGGCCTTGCGCAACGGGGACTTCGATATTTTGGTGGGAATAAACCTCTTGAGAGAGGGGCTCGACCTGCCCGAGGTGAACCTCGTGGCCATATTGGACGCGGATAAAGAGGGCTTTCTGAGGTCGGACACCGCTTTGATACAGACCATAGGAAGAGCCGCGCGAAACGCCGAAAGCAAGGTCATTATGTACGGCGACGTGGTGACGGACAGCATGAAACGCGCCATCGACGAGACCAACCGCAGACGGGAAAAACAAATGGCCTATAACCGCGAGCACGGCATAACGCCCAAGACCATCTATAAGAAGGTGAAGGATACCATCAAGATAACCGAAGCCGTGAAGGAAGAAAAGGGCCTGTCGAAGAAAGAGACACTCGAAGAGATAGAGATGCTGACCGGATTGATGAAAGTGGCCGCTACGGGACTTGACTTCGAGACGGCAATCGAGCTGCGCGACAGGATAGCGAAGCTGAAAGCGTCGCTTTGACAAAGGCAAACGCCTTTGGGGTGAAGTTTTTGCAAGGCGAAAGTGAAGTATGCCTATGCAAGTGAAGTTCAAGGCATAGCCTCGAGTGAAGTTTGCGCAAAGCGCAAGTTGCGGTGAGATGGAAACGTGAATTGCACCTACGGTGCATCGTTATATTGGAATAGAAGAGAAGGACGTAGAAAGATATGGGAGATTATATATTCGTAAAGGGTGCGAAGGAGCACAATTTGAAAAATATGGACGTCAGGATACCGCGCAACAAGTTGGTGGTATTCACGGGGTTGTCCGGCTCGGGCAAGTCCTCTTTGGCGTTCGATACCATCTTCGCCGAAGGACAGCGGCGGTATATGGAGAGTTTGAGTTCCTACGCCCGTATGTTCATCGGGCAGATGGAAAAGCCCGACGTGGAGTTTATCGAGGGCTTGTCGCCCGCTATCTCCATCGACCAGAAGACTACCTCGAAAAACCCGCGTTCGACCGTGGGTACCGTGACCGAGATATACGACTATCTGCGCCTTTTGTACGCCAACGTGGGCAAGCCGCATTGCCCCAAGTGCGGTAAACCCATCGAGGAGACCACCATCGACCAGATAGTGGACGCCATTATGACGCACGAGGGCGCGAAAGCCGTGATAAAGGCCCCCGTGGTGCGTGCAAAAAAAGGGGAGTACGGCAAGCAGTTGGAAGGATACCGCAAGCAGGGATTCGTGCGGGTGGAGATAGACGGCGTGGACTATATGCTGGACGAGGAACTGCCCGCCCTCGACAAACAGATAAAACATACCATATCCGTGGTGGTGGACCGTATCAAGATAGCGGACACCGCAAGGCGGCGGCTGACCGATTCGGTGGAAACCGCCCTGAAACTGGCGGGCGGTATCGTAGTGGCGAAACTGGACGAAGAGGAAGTGCTGTTCAATACGCGCTATTCCTGCCCCGACTGCAATATTTCGCTGCCCGAGATCACGCCGAGATTGTTCTCGTTCAACAGTCCGTTCGGCGCGTGCCCCGATTGCAACGGCTTGGGCGTGCGGTACGAGGCCGATCCCGACCTGTTGATACCCGACCAAAGCAAGAACTTGATGGACGCTATCAAGATACCCGGTATGACCTTCGACCGCAGTATGGTGAAAAATCAGTTCTTGGGGCTTGCCGAATACTACGGGTTTTCGGTGCATACCGCCGTGCGGGATCTGCCCGAACGCATCCGCAATATGATCTTTTACGGCAACGGGGGCGAGGTGATCCCCATGCCCTACAGTTCGCGCACCTTTTCGGGGACGTATATGTCGGCGTACGAGGGGTTGGTGCCCTTGGCGACACGGCGGTATAACGACACCGAAAGCGAAATGATGAAGCGGGAGTACGAGCGCTTTATGCGTGAAGTGCCCTGCAAGACCTGCGGGGGAGACCGCCTCAATAAGGACGCCACGTCCGTGACCGTGGGCGGGAAAAACCTCGTGGAATTGTGCAAGTTGTCCGTCAAGGACGCTATCTTTTTCTTCGACAACCTGGAACTATCTGACCGAGATAGACAAGTGGCGCGGCTCATTTTGAAGGAGATCAAGGCGCGGCTCAATTTCCTGTTGAACGTGGGGTTGGGCTATTTGACCTTGGCGAGAAGCGCGTCCACCTTGTCGGGCGGTGAATCGCAGAGAATACGCTTGGCGACGCAGATCGGCTCGGGATTGGAAGGCGTGCTGTATATCCTGGAC
This window contains:
- the uvrA gene encoding excinuclease ABC subunit UvrA — encoded protein: MGDYIFVKGAKEHNLKNMDVRIPRNKLVVFTGLSGSGKSSLAFDTIFAEGQRRYMESLSSYARMFIGQMEKPDVEFIEGLSPAISIDQKTTSKNPRSTVGTVTEIYDYLRLLYANVGKPHCPKCGKPIEETTIDQIVDAIMTHEGAKAVIKAPVVRAKKGEYGKQLEGYRKQGFVRVEIDGVDYMLDEELPALDKQIKHTISVVVDRIKIADTARRRLTDSVETALKLAGGIVVAKLDEEEVLFNTRYSCPDCNISLPEITPRLFSFNSPFGACPDCNGLGVRYEADPDLLIPDQSKNLMDAIKIPGMTFDRSMVKNQFLGLAEYYGFSVHTAVRDLPERIRNMIFYGNGGEVIPMPYSSRTFSGTYMSAYEGLVPLATRRYNDTESEMMKREYERFMREVPCKTCGGDRLNKDATSVTVGGKNLVELCKLSVKDAIFFFDNLELSDRDRQVARLILKEIKARLNFLLNVGLGYLTLARSASTLSGGESQRIRLATQIGSGLEGVLYILDEPSIGLHQRDNGRLIETLKRLRDLGNTLIVVEHDEETMMAADHIVDIGPEAGVRGGELVVQGTPEEVMACEESITGQYLSGKKRIEIPEVRKASDGRWLRVLGARQHNLKHIDVAFPVGCMTAVTGVSGSGKSSLVNGILYPKLAMELNRARLTTEGKCDAIEGIEYFDNVIDIDQSPIGRTPRSNPATYTGVFNDIRALFAKSPDAVARGYDQGRFSFNLAGGRCENCKGDGILKIEMHFLPDVYVTCDVCKGRRYNRETLEVRYKGKNISDVLDMTIAEACEFFKAVPKIYNKIKTMNDVGLGYITLGQPATTLSGGEAQRVKLATELSKRSTGRTVYILDEPTTGLHSADVNKLLTILRRLTAGGNTVIVIEHNLDVIKVADYIVDLGPEGGDEGGTVVAQGTPEEVAAVEKSYTGQYLKKILGGRK